The genome window TGCCACGCAGCAGCGCCATCAACTCATCTGTGTCCCACTTGATGCTGGCGGAGCCAATGGCAGATTGGAAGCGCCGCTCCCTGGGAGTCATGGCTTCGCCTTCTTTCACAAGTTCAATGCGGCCCCGATCGTTGACTTCGAATTCAACTTTGGAACCTGGCGTCATGGCTACAGAGTCACGGATGTGTTTCGGGATGGTGACTTGGCCTTTGCTGGTGATCGTTGTGCTCATGGTGCGGTCTCCGGTATTACTGTCTTTTTAATTGTAATACCGCGGATTTTCAATTGCGAATGGCGCGAATAATGAGTGCGATCAACAAAGCTAGA of Acidicapsa ligni contains these proteins:
- a CDS encoding AbrB/MazE/SpoVT family DNA-binding domain-containing protein; amino-acid sequence: MSTTITSKGQVTIPKHIRDSVAMTPGSKVEFEVNDRGRIELVKEGEAMTPRERRFQSAIGSASIKWDTDELMALLRGND